From the Fusobacterium ulcerans ATCC 49185 genome, the window ATATTCTGTACAGGTAGCAGATGACATCAGTGGAGGAAAAAGAACTGGATTTACATTTGCTCCAGAAGCTGGTTCACAAAGACTAAGAGATATAATAAATAAAGGTGTAGAAGAAGAAGATGTACTGGCTACTGCAGAAGCTGCTATAAGAGGAGGATGGGAAAATCTTAAATTTTATTTTATGATAGGACTTCCTTTTGAAACAGATGAAGATGTAGCAGAAATATTTGAACTTGCTTCTAAGGTTATAAAAAGATGCAGACCTATAAGCAAAAGAATAAATGTAACAGTAAGTGTTTCAAACTTTGTTCCAAAGCCTCATACCCCATTCCAATGGTCTGAACAGATGGATATAGAAGAGATGAAAAGAAAGCATAGAATATTAAAGGACTTGTTTAAGACATCAAAGCATTGTACTTTAAGAATACATGATATGAGAAAATCCTATCTTGAAGGATTTCTTTCAAGAGGAGATGAAAGAACAGGAGATCTTATAGAGCTTGCTTGGAAAAAAGGAGCAAAACTTGATGACTATAAAGATAACTATGATATCTGGAAATCCTCAGCTGATGAACTTGGAATAAATGAAAAAGATTATCTTGGAGTAAGGGATTTGGAAAATGATCTTCCATGGGATGTGGTAGATATAGGAGTAGAAAAGAGTTTTCTTTTAAGAGAATATAAAAAAGCAGAAGAGGGAGCACTAACACCAGATTGCAGAGAAATGTGTTCTGGATGTGGAATGAAAAAGAGATTTCCTAACTGTTTAAAAATAGCAGCAGAATAATAAAAAATTTAAAATTGGAGGAGAGAAAATGGTAAATCTAGGAAACGATTGGGATGAAGTACTAAAAAATGAGTTTGAGAAGGAATATTATCAAAAGTTGAGAAAATTTCTAATAGCAGAATATAAAACTGAAACTATTTATCCAAAAATGGAAAATATATTTTCAGCATTAAAACTTACTAGTTATAAAGATTGTAAAGTATTGATTTTAGGACAAGACCCTTATCATGGTCCTAATCAAGCACATGGATTGGCATTTTCAGTGAATATAGGAATAAAAACTCCTCCATCACTGCAAAATATGTATAAAGAATTAAGAGATGAATTAGGATTATATGTACCAAATAATGGGTATTTAGTTCCTTGGGCAGAACAGGGGATACTTCTTTTAAATACTGCTCTTACTGTAAGAGCAGGAGCAGCAAACTCTCATTCAAAAATAGGATGGGAAATATTTACAGATAATATAATTAAATATTTAAATGATAGGGAGGATCCAGTTATATTCGTTTTATGGGGAGGAAATGCAAGAAAGAAAAAATCTTTTATTA encodes:
- a CDS encoding uracil-DNA glycosylase, with amino-acid sequence MVNLGNDWDEVLKNEFEKEYYQKLRKFLIAEYKTETIYPKMENIFSALKLTSYKDCKVLILGQDPYHGPNQAHGLAFSVNIGIKTPPSLQNMYKELRDELGLYVPNNGYLVPWAEQGILLLNTALTVRAGAANSHSKIGWEIFTDNIIKYLNDREDPVIFVLWGGNARKKKSFINTDRHYILEAAHPSPLSAHNGFFGCGHFKKINEILSSLGKKEINWQIENI